The DNA segment tgttgaaatgatttatataacgaagtttattaaatttaaataattatattaatatttgtttttataaatcaatcaaattaattatatatacatatatgatcgtaattattcaataataatattaataaataaataaataaattcaaatggTTCTACGTGTCACGGCCCATTAGTATCAAGACCCAATCCATTGATGTCAATGCTAATTAAAGTCTTGGAATCATAGTGCGCTAATCTTTTTAGCCCAAGGGGACGCTCAATTGTTTAAGTAGGCCCAATGAATCTcgtaattaaggaagagattagaagatgttataattaaggaagagattaaaagatatattttaattaaggaagagattggtgttggaattatttccaatatttgggtacatatattatttaataattgtatattagttgttatcaataaagattaaagctcaattaaaagtataaaagttatgagcttatttagacatctataataaatatttgggaCATATTTGTATAGAAgcagaaatatcatttattattttatattagggctaggtcccaaacccatatagatagcctgtttctctcatcgaacaaaAAGTTTCTGTTCATCTCTTAAGAACACTCAAATCTTTTAAGAACActcaagaaggctatcgataaagggttggaagacttaaaccccacccaaaTCACAAATCAGATATTCCGATCCAAGTCTAaatccagaacaagaagatccacattccgatccaggtccagatccagaacaagaagatccaagatcaagagaagatctaagatcaagagaagatctaagatcaataaaaaattcaagatcaatagaagaacaagaaaaagagaataacgaataacgacttaatgaaccgttcttaaTTCAAGATCCAAGTACGTTTCCACAATTAcaatttatctcaatttatagacatagagtattaagattatagaattaaagaataaatatttatattaaagagactaataagtttatataatattctaagaatattaaTAGATATTTGTATATGTGGTTCATCTAATTCGTTAGAACATATAACATAgattatgtattataaataataattagattcaaataaataaataaataaaaagatatcgAATATCTCGAAAAGGATTTGTTAAAGCATTATTTGTTAGATTCAAGATTATTTGTTAGATTCAGGAAGAAGATGAACAGTTCAGAAATAacatgaattaatttatataattatataattatgtgcAAATATAAGGATATACTTACCTAATTAATTAGGTGACATAAATGTATacgatttttttatattaacatggATATggattaaacaattaattattattaattaaggaattaactaattatatattgagAGAAATCTATGgtaaaaaagttaaaacatttttaaagaattagtcaaattaatatatttttattattaattagataattaaggagatattgattaatatattatatatatatatatattcacaattatgtatgaatttaagaattaataataattataagaaatctTAAccgaattaattaaggaaattgaattttaaaataataatttattatcattaaattatataaggaattaagaaatttagttttaaaatgataattaattattataattaattaaggaattcagatttttttttaattaataataattaattatgactaattattaattgaggaattaaataatgataataattattttaattagttaaatattaagtaactgctaatatattaataaattcatataaaattaagaataaagaaaatattttacgaAAATAAAGATTAGGAATTAtgaaataaagtaaattaagaaattgaatatatatatatatatatatatatatatatatatatatatatatatatatatatatatatatatatatatatatatatatatatatatatatatatatatatattatgatttgagaattaagtaaagaaaaatatacatgtttatatttatcttaatttataacttaattaagatatttattatttatgttattcagaataaagagagagaaaatatttattattattttttattaataataatttataattaaagaataaataaaaatatcaacaatTCTTTGTTATATTAATCagtaattaagaaaaaataaattatgatatatcaattaatataataattgataagtataaaaatttagagttatttatctttttatattatatttgaagaataatcaattatgtatatattgtgttgatggatattaaaaaatatttgagtgattagtaaaatcacaattatttgtttttgtgttataCGCATATAGAATTTATGcgattttgatacataaaacaatattcggattttcggtattaataacacattcaaaatttggtataattttaggcacacttaaatttgtaattatgcggttgttaatcgtcccaaaggaaggttaataattggtcggattgcaaatttaaataatgtacaaattattaatttatagaacatatttgttttataagattaagacggttgtgtttgtaactattcaattattaatcggacaaaagaaagtttaataattggttgagttacacacttaaaatatgtacataagttattaatttattaaatcaattaattaaaacaacatCCTACTAGAGTAGGCTCTCTTGTgtaggttaatatgttttataaattaagaaggtaatGTGTATGTAattcatgcggttatttaatcggcccaaaggaagataaataattggtcagaataacattatgcacatgtggtaataaatatgtaacaattattcggtgtgccatgtgaataattggactatccaaagataaccaattgtttgacaggacttgttgttaatatttgattactacaaaagagtagcgtttgcaagttaatatttaatgttcaaagactaaatattaatgttgcgtttggtatcttatgatgagacgtaccaatattttgaatttatgtgattattaaaattttgtgagtttggttattcatttgttttgttatctaattaagttaacacttctgcttatacggatttttcttgtcaacatcttaagttcattttatatgatgaaGATTTTAAGGCGTATCtagaatttgttatttttttaagaattatatctaaaagggtTTAAATTGCTAAggttattattagaataaagatttcataaaaaaaatacaccatatgttttattttgtttcaaaattaaatgcattaaagttagagttacactaatgtattttcatgcatctaatttggattttcttattcacacttaagttaattgatgtgaattgtagttgCCTAAAATGATACTTAGTCTCTATACGAACTCACATCATATTGTGTGTAATTTAAGTATtactaaagtaaatgtgttgatgtacggttgagttaattgtcaagagtcaattgatggtgaaagaaacatcagcgtgggcattgacaattcatattaaagataatgaattaagaaataatttcaGAAACTctttatttagaaacaaacattTAGGGCATATCtccatataataaatttatttgaagagAATAATTAAAGAACTACAACTTATATACGGAATAAGTTTCAATTAAAACAACTAATAAATTCTTTTGGGGTTTTTCAGTTAAGGTTAGTCCTTTCAGacctaaagaaaataaattggactaaagaattgttaaatgttaattgttggatatatttaaaaaaaaaaagtctaaagACAAAttttagtctcataagtatttCAATATTAGCTTTGAAAATGAATAACTACAAAAgactccttaaacaagagtctaatgtatgctcaagattatatgaatcaagaaattaagtatatttatgatgttggacaaatacttgaaaGGTCcgtttggatcattaagaaagcaatcaaacaagtaatgtgatattttaagaacaaaacattacatactcatatagtgaaatcgaatcggatagagatcatttagtatattgattcgaattttTGGTTGGATACCAAAACAGTTGGAAATTTGTGccacataattttagtttaattattagtttaaagaattaattcttgtaagagtgttaaccagacactcgaattatttcaagttgatggcagaatttattaggtattttgtggcatccaattaaagaatctgaTTACAAAGTTTTGTCATgggttgcaaattatgaatgatatagaaagaaCAATAAAGATATTACTtgacaataatttgcagttcttttattttaagagtaatatgagttcgactaggtcaaactatttggaaaataaagaattcagaatgtttacttatctattgagaatatttggacaaactctaaaattacagattagttctctaaatatttgttattcgaggtctttcatgaacatattgtcCATATGAatattgcatatttagatgatatatagtTTTAGTGGGActttgtattgtgatgcttgtatagatataatttggaatttatgtgcacattaaagaatcagtttctaaagaaattaaagatttagtttctaaagaaatcaagattataaagttattcagattgatctctataaggaataaaggaggaccagttggtattagacattttaaagatcacactacatgttaatccagactacacacccatgtttaatctatgtcatttgattgtattgacatatgtgactattgagagtttagttacgaactaatgtaacaaaaatcgtTTTAatcctatattgatataattgatgaaagagattgatatagatgtaaTTGGAAATGATAACGATATTTTGAGCtattaaggttataatatacaattgaaggaaatattatatgacccaagtgggagattgttggaattatttccaatatttgggtacatatattatttaataattgtatattagttgttatcataataaagattaaatcccaattaaagtgattataaaagttatgggcttatttagacatctataataaatatggggacatatttgtgtagaagcagaaatatcatttattatttagttgatGGGTCgaataataaatgagtatattagggttaggtccccaacccatatagataacttacctaatttgtttctctcatcgaacaaaAGGTTtctgttcatctctcaagaacactcaatAAGGCTATCGAtaaagggttggaagacttaaaccccacccaaaTCACAAATTAGACATTCAGATCCAGGTCTAAattcagaacaagaagatccacattccgatccaggtccagatccaaaacaagaagatccaagatcaagagaagatccaagatcaataaaagatccaagatcaatagaagaacaagaagaagagaataacgaaggtgcttaatgaaccgttcttaaTTCAAGATctaggtacgtttccgcaattacaatttatctcaatttatcgacatagagtattaagattatagaactaaagaataaatatttagattaaagagACTAacaattagaatatatattctaattaaggaataTATTACAagagatattatattttaagtagtgatattctaattaaggaataGATATCCAAAATTAGTGTAATTAGATTGTAATTGTAAGACAATTCTTAATTAATACGTTGTAAAGTCCTATAAATATCTTAGAGGTATTACATTGTGATTATCAAGTAATCATTTTAATACAATCTTATTCTCTagctttgtttctctctctaatgATTCTTGCGTttgagttcttcttgcattgtgtAAAAGGGCTTACTAGCTAGAATCAAAGTCGATCTAGCCTAGTGCCACACGGATCtaattttagcccgtgacatACGACTCAAATGTGTCCCTCTTTCACGGGCTCTCTAGAGTTGTAGTGGATGAATGACATATTTTGAGGTTAGAGCCGTCAATTTAGGTTAGGCCCGTTGGGTTAGTCTGCCGCGCCAAACAATTTAGACGGATTgggttaaaatattaacaacCCATTTGGAAGTGGGTTTATACGGGCCAGCCCGCTCGGGTCGCGGGCCTAGGCGAGTCGGGCTTGGGTtggcaaaaaaaatataatttgatgtATAGCCTTATAGATATATACCGCATAGCCTTAGCTTTTTTTTCTCTCAGGCAGCACTGCAGCAGTCAATATTCAATATTTCGTTCATCGGTCGTCAGCTAaggatggcaacgggtaccctacctgtcgggtagtgaagtactcatccccgaacccgaatttcaaattactacccgaccccgacgggtatctctatttatatcccCATCCCGATtcatcgggtacccgatccccgacgggtaccccattacccgatatgaaatattaaaaaattatatttaattaactaaaattatataaattaaatataatatgttactataaaatataattaacctaaaactattaataaatattatatctttaaACAATAGACAGAAAATCATCCACACATGATATAAATTCATCCATACtacaaaaatacataaaaaaaacttagaagtgatagaacataattcttaattaaatacaaaaacttcagaaattatcaaattaattttctcACAAAAAGCATCCTTCTTAATACATTTCTTCAACACAGGTAAATTACAACCtacaaaatcaaaagaaaaaacaatcaacattaacaaataaaaaaatagaattaagatTAAAGTATTTAACTAATAACATACCTCAAATCTTCGACAAACAATTAATTACTAAGAAAGTAAATTCTTCGTCAGGATCACATATAGAAGATGTGCAATCATCAAATGAAGATGTAgctatgaattaaatatataaaaaatacatacatTAGTAACAAGAGTGGATCTATATTAagaataacatataaatatttgtatttaccTGAATTTTCGTCACAAATCCAATCTCTAAAGATGTCTCGGGCAATCATTTGTAAAGTAGGATATTTTGTTCCAAAAGTACTCCACCAGTATAAGATATCAAAATTACCGGTATCAATGATGACCACTTCCTCTAAATAAAAATCCAACTCTTATTTAGAAGTATccgttgacatatttaattGAACAACAAACTCATTATATCCAGCCGAAATATTCCAATCATTTGAAGTTTCACCATTATTCATTGTCATGGTATGAGAAGAAGTAGAACCACACTCTTTGTTACGATTTTGAAACACACTCTTACTTTTCATCAAAGTCTGATATTCAACAAGTAAATCAGCACAAATGCTTCGAATCCTATTTACTTCCAAAACTTCATCAATCCCATAAATTTTTGAGAAGCAATAACGTAACAATGTCAACTTAAATCTAGGATCTAAAAGTGTAGCAACTCCCATAAGCCCATGAATCTCATACCAGTATTTATCAAACTTGACCTTCATTTGTTCAGCCATGTCCCTAATTAATGGATTAGAATCACATTTCCAATTGGATAAAGCAAACTTAATCTCACAAAatttttggaaatatatattagcAGTGGGATAGTTACTTCCTGAGAATAACTTTGTGATATTATAGAATAATTCCAACTTTGAGCAAACGATACTCGCAAATTCCCAATCCATTTGTGTAGGAAGAAAGGTATAAGAAGACTCACTAAACATCAACCTCTCAAAAACATCTTTATAAATTAGAGTTGTTTGAAGCATAAGAAAAGTAGAGTTCCATCGAGTTTTACAATCGATGgctaactttttttaataagaaatttGTAGATGACCACAATTTTCAATGAACTTCTCCTCTCTTTTTGGACTTGCTCTCCAAAAAGCAACACTATCTCGAATTTTTTCAATGTCATCTCCAATAACATTTAATCCATCTTTGACAATCAGATTAAGGATGTGAGCACAACATCGCATCTGAAAATATTTTCCACgcaataataatgtaaatgCATTAAGTTTTTTGTAAACAAGATCTTTAACAATTGCATCATTTGCACTACAATTATCAACTGTCAAAGTAGTGAGCTTCCTATCAATAACCCAACTCATCAAAGTGTCTCTTAAAATGTCAGAAAGAACATCTCTGTATGTGGGGCAGGCACATATACAAAGCTGATAAGTCTTTTTTGCAAGTGCCATGATTCGTCAATCCAATGAGCAGTAATAGCCATATAACCTTGTCTTTCATTTTGGAAGTCCACACATCAGTGGTAATAGCTATTCTACTTTGACTTGACTCAATTTGTTTCATCACTTTGGCTTTCAAAGTGTGATATTCACTCAAAATGTCGACTCAGAGGGTATTTCTAGAAATCATAGTGAACAACGGTTGTATACTATTCACAAAATCTCTAAAGCCTTCATGGTCAACTATCGAAAGAGGATAGTCATGTCTAATAATCATTCTTGCTAATTTTTTTCGTGACACATCTTGGTCAAAAGTCATATTAACAATCTTTGTTATTCCATCTTCACCCTTTTCAGCCTTTAGATATTTTTGATTCATCTGATTGATATCTTTCATCTTCAATTTTGGACAAGTCCGAAGATGAGCCCACAAATGTTTTGTGTCATTTTTTGAATCACCTATTAGTTGCTTCTTACAATGGTTGCATATTGCTTTAACTTTtccatttatattttctttttgaaaatcattcCAAACATTTGAAAATAACTTTCTTTTCTTCCCAACAATGGTATCATCAACATTTGTTGTAATTGCACTTGTTGTAATTACACTAGGAATTGAATTTGATGAAACATTTTCAATGGTATCAGTTGAAACTTGAGTAGTTTCCATGTTCGGTGCCGTTAAACTCATTCTTTTTgtaaaagctaaaaaaaatcaaataaaaaaaataagaattaatatGATTCTTTAACTTggtcttatatattaatattttttccaaaaatatttatacaaataataaatattaatatattgaactaTTATTCCCtaaatatagttaaacataacatttaaaaaactattactttattaaattatatattatttcataaaaaatatttaataatattaatattctattataatttacaaCCCTAGTGAAACTCTAGTTTGTGAGTTGTGAAAATCCATCTACATTACATGATTtggataaatttttataatgtttgatgtgatttatttattttgatccAAATAACTTATAGgcatattacatatataatgaAACTATGAAAGTATGTCTAAATCTATTGCTGCATATATCCgttattccatatatatatatatatatatatatatatatatatatatatatatatatatatatatatatattctaaaaatatctATTAATCAAGAGATTCCacctattaaacaaaaaaaatctataaataatagAAGTATTACTTACCTACTATGTGTAGTCGTGTAGAACTTATAGAAAAAATCAACTTTTTGTTGCTGTTAAAACGGAAGAAGaagctacaaaataaaaattgaagattaagttaataaataaataaatataagattataaaagttgaagaacaaacataactttattaaataaaaacattacttacttgTATAGTTATTGAAGATTTTGAACAAAAACTAGAAAAAAGGTTGAAG comes from the Impatiens glandulifera unplaced genomic scaffold, dImpGla2.1, whole genome shotgun sequence genome and includes:
- the LOC124917696 gene encoding zinc finger BED domain-containing protein RICESLEEPER 3-like encodes the protein METTQVSTDTIENVSSNSIPSVITTSAITTNVDDTIVGKKRKLFSNVWNDFQKENINGKVKAICNHCKKQLIGDSKNDTKHLWAHLRTCPKLKMKDINQMNQKYLKAEKGEDGITKIVNMTFDQDVSRKKLARMIIRHDYPLSIVDHEGFRDFVNSIQPLFTMISRNTL